Proteins encoded by one window of Bacillus sp. DTU_2020_1000418_1_SI_GHA_SEK_038:
- the pdxT gene encoding pyridoxal 5'-phosphate synthase glutaminase subunit PdxT: protein MTTIGVLGLQGAVAEHVKQIETLGLKAVVVKKPEQLEQINGLILPGGESTAMRNLIDRYNFFDPLIEFYTAGKPIFGTCAGMVLVAKELVDSEKSHLKIMDITVKRNAFGRQIASFEADLNIAGIDDPYKAVFIRAPYIEIAGENVEVLAKHDEKIVAAREGNVLACAFHPELTSDTRFLQLFVKMVESQMQKEVQVG, encoded by the coding sequence ATGACAACAATCGGGGTTTTAGGGCTGCAGGGTGCCGTTGCCGAGCATGTAAAACAAATTGAAACCTTGGGATTAAAGGCTGTTGTTGTAAAGAAACCAGAGCAGCTTGAACAAATTAATGGACTAATTCTCCCTGGCGGTGAGAGTACAGCGATGCGAAATCTTATCGACCGCTACAATTTTTTCGATCCATTAATAGAATTCTACACGGCTGGAAAACCCATTTTTGGAACTTGCGCTGGTATGGTATTAGTTGCTAAGGAACTTGTTGATTCAGAAAAATCCCACCTGAAGATTATGGATATTACTGTAAAGAGAAATGCGTTTGGCCGACAAATTGCCAGCTTTGAAGCAGATCTTAATATAGCTGGTATTGACGATCCTTATAAGGCTGTTTTTATTCGTGCACCTTATATTGAAATTGCGGGCGAAAATGTAGAGGTTTTAGCAAAACATGATGAGAAAATTGTTGCGGCAAGAGAAGGGAATGTTCTTGCTTGTGCTTTCCATCCAGAGTTAACTTCTGATACTCGTTTTCTTCAACTATTCGTTAAAATGGTAGAGAGTCAGATGCAAAAAGAAGTGCAAGTAGGATAA